The genome window ATGGTTGCATGTATTCTGACAAGCCATCATTAGAATCTCTTATTTCTCTTCAGTTTGACCGGGAACATTTTAGTGACGTGTTTGTGGACCTGAAGTGGTTCGAGAGTAAAGTGGGTAACAAGTATCTGAATGAGGCGGCGGGACTGGCAGCAGAGAAGGAAGCTGCCAGCAAAGACACCAACAAGGAGGTACGGCTTCAATAAAATACACCCAACACCCGCTCAGTGTTTTCAGGTATAGTTTCAGTCCTCTATTAATAAATCCAATGATCTATCTTGTGTGTGTAGGATTCAGCTCTGGCAGCTCTGAGCTCATCAGACAGAGTGATGATGGGAGAAGGAAAAGGAGCAGCGGCagaagatgaggaagaagaggacgaTATGTTTGAAACGGAGTTCAGACAGTTCAAGCGCACATACTATATGACCAAGATGGGTGTAGATGTGGTGTCTGAGTAAGTGTGTTGAAACAAACCTTAAATCTAGATCTTATATAGACAATCATAAAATGTCTGTACATCAATTTATCACTTGTAAGTGAccctaaaatatgttttattctcATGTTTTCAGTGAGTTTCTGGCCCAGCAGGCCAAATGTTATGTGGAAGGTATCCAGTGGATTCTCCACTACTATTACCATGGTGTTCAATCCTGGAGCTGGTGAGACCATCTTTTATTATCTCTCttattctctttgtttcttttcattccAGCAGCCTGAAGAGGTCAGATAACTTATCACTCACAGCTCCATATATTTCTATACAGCTGAAATCAATCTTTTAAATATTGCGTATATGTCTCTCCAGGTACTACCCCTACCACTACGCTCCCTTCCTGTCTGACATCAGGAATATATCTGGGTtaaagttgacctttgaccttgaaAAACCCTTCATGCCCTTCCAGCAGCTGTTGGCAGTCCTGCCTGCTGCCAGCATGGCGCTGCTACCTGAGAGTTAcagggtaacacacacacacacacacacacacacatccaagcacacacacacttatacacacaggTGGATGCACAAGTTgcatatttcatatgtttcacaTATTCTCAACATGtagaaaacaatttaaaaagtaGTAAATATCAGGGCTCATGCAAGACTCACGTGTGAAGtaataaaaatgatgttttgatgtttcaGCACCTGATGACCAGTGAAAACTCACCCATTATTGAGTACTACCCTCTTGACTTTAAAACGGACCTCAATGGCAAGCAGCAGGAGTGGGAGGCTGTGGTGCTCATTCCCTTCATAGatgaggtacacacacacacacacacacattggtgGAGGAAAAATAGTGCCACAGTTgaaaaaaagcataattaacCTCataattatacagtatgtgcttatGTTgcatttgtgtgcttgtgttatTTTAACAGAGGTGCTTGCTAGCAGCCATGGAGCCCTACAATCATAAGCTGACTAAAGAAGAGAAAGCCAGGAATTGTCACACAGAGTGTGCCGTCTACACATATGACCCTGAAATGGACTTCACATACCCCTCCAACCTGCCTCAGCTGTTCCCCGACATCGTCCACTGCCATGCcaggtacatacacacacacacacacacactctcacagcCCTGATACTGATTTAACATTAAATtgatttatctttatttatttttttttaatctgccaGTACAGGTTGGTTTCAGAAAATACCTTTTTTAACCGATCCCACATTTTCATCCAACACAGCCAAAGAAATTCAGCCAGGACACTCAGTCATTATGGGTATTTCACTGCAGGCTAATGGAATTGTGTTTGGTTGTTACAGGAAGGCAAACATTCCCATGGATGCCTGGCAAGTGGGGTTAGACCACATCAGCAGGCATGTGGATCACTCAGCTCTGTACTTCTGTGGCTTCCCCACCCTgcaacacatcagacacaagGTAGGACTGTGTGCAGGCGTGACAGTACGCCTGTGTTAGATGGCTGAGTCATTTAAACGTTAAAAAGGATCTGGTGCTTTAACTTTTATACGCTGAAGCTACACACGTCAAAGTGCAACATGAATGTTGatttttaagacaaaatgtgttgctgttttgtagGTTGTTTGGAAATATAATAAATAGAGAAtgataacaaatatatttaatgctctttctttctcttttcttcccccctctctctctctctcttagttTAATAAGAAGAAGAGCGGGGTGGTCGTGTtccagcagagcagcagaggggAGAACATGATGCTGGACATCCTTCCCAGTCAGGAAGGAGAGCCGGtgagcttttgtttgtgttccgTCACTttgctgtaaaaatatttaCTGCAGAATTAAAGCATGACTATGTAACTtctgctgagcagcagcagcaacagcggCCTCTGCTGCCACAAGTGGTAATTACAAGATGCTGGTGCATTTAATTCTGTTGATATCTGAGTAGTGAGGGTACTGCTATGCTCGTGGGGTCACTGTTGTGACATCCCTCGCTGTGCTTCTGGCTGATCTTATTTCTGTGATCGTCAACATCTGAACccacagcagctgtgtgctAAAATGTGGTTGCTAACAGCTAGCGTTATACTTACTGACTTACACTATGATCCACATCATCTTCACACAACGCAGACATTACAGTCCAGTGGCTGCTAGTATAGCTGCTAATATTCctcaataaaaactatttttaatgACTTATAATAGACAGATGTATAATGGAACTAATAGAAATTCTCACTAGTTAGTGAACTTTGTGTGGATTAATTATGAATTGAATGTAATTTGGATGAATTTGAACAGAATGAATTGTTTTTAAGAGAGTAAGCTTTTGTGTGTACTTGTCTACAGGTCTTACTAACTGCATATTTGTCTGTTACTCTGACATTTAGAACTTAAATGGTTTATATTTCTGCCTTTCACTcacacttcctgtctgcctcttttctctctttgttttttaccTCTGTTAATCTAGGTATGCGATGACGTCGCCGCACAAGTTCTGGGGAAGTCTGTGTTCGTCAACTGGCCGCATCTAGAGGAAGCTCGCATCATTGCGGTGTCGGATGGAGAAACAAAGTGAGAACTAGTGCTGGACCTTTGCCCACAATGATGTAGTGAATGTGTCTGacgaaagtttttttttgttgttcacagGAAACTAAATGTTACTGTTGCTGCACTGTTCTGTAGTCATGCAGGTTTTGTCAGCCCATGTACTAATGATCAACGTATAAAAGTTAATGTCATCTTTTATtagaatcagtgattttatCTCAGTGGATGCTGAAATAGAGATCCTTTTTTCAATACTACCACTGGGGGGCGCCAAATTCTACACATAGTGGCAAGTGTGTGTAAGCCTGAATCAGCTGTTCCAAGTCAAATCTTTAACCATGCTTTACAGGTTTTCTCTAGAGGAACCACCGGGTGTCCAAAGACTCTATGACAGAccctccactcctcctcccACCAAAGTCACCCACCTGTCAGACAAGGAGCAGAAGGACTGGGTGAAAGAGGTCCAGGGAATCACTGAATTGTAAGGctcaaatgaaatgaatgcTGAAGTATAGGTGTTATATAAACAGGATAGTTATATTGAGAAAGAGTATTGTAACACCTGAAGGTTTTGCTTTCTTGGCATTATTTATTTTGCCTAACATTATGATTgctttctaaaaaaaatttCACAGTTTCTTGAAGAGGAAAGGCATCATAGTGAACGAGACAGTGGTGGTTTTGTACGGCCAGACGCTGACGGGAAGGAAATATGTCCCCAAAGCCAACGGGGTGGTGGAGCTAGAGAAACAATGGGCCAAACAGGTCCTTCCTTTCGCCTACCAGACGGTGGTTAAGGTACATGCATACGAATACAAGAAGGAATACACTGATAAAACTCACAGAATCACATAAACTAAGCACCATGAAGGCAGTGTGtgttaaaactgaaaaacactttggCTAAGGTTCATAGGATTGTTTGTTTATCACAGATCAGTCAGTCATCAGTagaattcattttttcatgtaatATTAAAGTTCTGTTATTGTGACACTACTGATACAGATGCACAGAGACGTCAGAGCTTATTTTGTCAACTGATAATCCTAATAATCCACTCTTTTATCACCTTTCTTACCCACTCACTCTTAAACTCCGCATCTCCCTTGATCTCTACAGGACATCAAGGCCTTTTACTCGTCCTTGACCTGCTTCAAGAGCTTAGACGAGCTCTTTCCTCAAGCAACCACCGTCTTCATGGTGGGGAACCCGTACTACGGCGCCATGGGAGAGGTATGTTATCAGTCCTCTGCTTCTCAAGTTCTCCGACTAAGGATAACATCAAAAGTGTCTCCTCTTCTAACTCCCCATCACTTTTTTCAAACATTCTGAACAGGTGCAAGATTCCAGCGACGTCATTAAAGACGGCCGGATACGCGTGGTCTTCAACGTGCCACACGAGCCGCAGCTGGAGCCTTTAATCCAGAACCAGCatgtaagacacacacacacactaacactcaTTCAATTGAGAAGTCATGTTGATTCTGAGAGTATTTTCCATCCTCACCCATTTGTCTTTCATgcgtgtatgtctgtgtgtatttgtagaaATACTGTGTGAAGTACAGTCCCGGATACGTTCTGGCGTCTCGCCTCGGCATCACCAGCTACCTCGTCTCCCGCTTCTCAGGAAGCATCTTCATCGGCAGAGGATCTAAGAAGAAGTGAGTGTTATGACACCTTTCAGAATGGTGTTTTTTGTGGTGCATTCAAAGGTTTTGTTTGTTCCcgctttttctttctctgtaccAATGTTTTCTGCTTCGCTGCCTCCAGTCCCTGTGGTGAGCAAAGAGCTAACGTCGGCCTGAACCTGAAGTTCAACAAGAAGAACGAAGAGGTTCCCGGATACACCAAGAGAACTGAGAAGGAGTGGCTCTACTCTGCTGCTGTGGAGGAACTGCTAGCTGAATACCTGGACAGGTAAGTACaatcaaaaaaaacccccagtGTAGTCATTGGAACGATTTGTACTGGAATGTGTGAAATTCTCTCCTTTGAACTTGTAAAGAAGCGTATTCATGAGAAAAAGCATAGTTtttgatggtgttttttttatgctgtcaTAGATTTTCCGAGGTATTCAACACAGTGTCCAGAAACAGTCATGATGATGTTTTCTATGAGGATGATATCTGGCCAGGAGAGGACCAGAAtgggtaaaacacacacacacaaaccaatgCATACTTTGTACAATAGGTGCTGTCTCTTGTTGGAAACAGTTGACACTATGTAATCTCAaatttatgatgaaaaatgaaaaagcgaAGAACTGAGGCCTCCGTTGTAAATTATCCCCGATAAAAAGTTTTGACAAATTTTGACACGCACCCAAAAATTCTTAACTTCCAAAAAGTCTGCAACCCAAAAACATCACAGACGAAGATGTATTAAATGAAGAACTTCTTTTAGATGCATTTCTTCTACATTCAAATCTCCAAGGAATTCAGagttcatttttaaattgatgTTAAATGACTTGATGGATGTCCACACAGGGCTGAGAAGGTGTCTGAAATCACCTCGTGGTTGAAAAGCCATCCAGTCAGCTCCATCAGCAGGGCGTCATGTGACCTGCAGGTGCTGGACTCCGCCATCGTGGAGAGGATCGAGGAGGCGGTGGAGAAGTCCAAGgtgactctgacacacacacacacacacacacacacacacagcttctaaaaatgtgtttgttctgttagaaatagtctgtttctgttgtcctGCTGCCCCACCACCATACACACAGCTCTGTCCTTACACTGTGTTTCTTTGTCGCACCCTCCACCATCATTCTCTCAGGTGAAGAAGAGCACCAAGAAGGTCCGTGTGACTGTCAAGCCTCACCTCCTCTTCAGGGTAAGTACATTTCGCCTGCATCAGTCTGAGTCTTACTTTAGGTTAAAGCAAATATAAAGCTAGATTTCCTGGTGACATGCTGTAAAATTCCACCTCACAGAGTCTgttcacacaaacatgttttctcacttGCCTTTACTGATATCAAACCACCCAGAGAGTTTGGGTTTTATTTGCTCAGGtttgaaatatctgtctctgatGTTTCAGCCACCTATTCATTGGaggtaaatgtgtttttcatttgttgtgcTCACAACATCGAAATATTGCATTCTTGTTTCAgtgcacattttattttaatctcatGCCCAGAAAGAAGTGAATCAGATTTGGTTGAGACTGCCATTAGATGTTCTATATCCAGGCTTCTAATAAAGTTTCTCGAAAATTTCaaaagaagaatgaaagaaatTGATACATTCTAGTTTGGAAATGACACATAATGGTTTTAAAAAGCCTGGAAAAATTATAGCAAAGCCTGTCAATATGACTTTTAGCtaattatattaaaatgattatctAACAAGTATTAAAGAGAGACTCCACAGCCATTTCTGACCTCAATGTCACTTCTCAGAAATGACAAAGTGTAGGCTTTGTTTACCAGATTTGATCCGGTTTATGTTTGGAAAGTATtaaacacgtgtgtgtgtgtgtgtgtgtgtgtgtgtgtgtgtgtgtgtgtgtgtgtgtgtgtttgtgtgtagcccttggagcagcagcagggtgtGGTCCCAGACCCCGATGCCGAGTATCGCCTGTTTGACAGAGTCATTAATGTTAGGGAGAGCTTCACCGTCCCGCTGGGACTCAGAGGAACTATTATCGGCATCAAAGGAGGTGAAGACACACACTTTCTTACACTCATGTCTTCATATAGTTTAAGGATTCTACTAAAGCTTCAATAGTTTTCAAGGGTGAAATGCAGGTGTGTGATATAAAGAAGAAAACCGTTAatattgtgtctgtgtttgtgtcttcagcTGAGCGCGAGGCAGAGGTTCTCTATGAGGTGCTTTTTGATGAGGAATTTGCTGGAGGTCTCAACATCAGGTAATTAATACTGCAGTGCACTAATCTGCTGTATGATAAGTGATGTTTCAGTAATCCTGCAGTCAAATCCTgcttagaaaagaaaagaaaacaaaccctTACggtataaaaaacaaaagctagTCAGCTATTGGCTAATCGGCAAATATTTCCAAGACAAACAGCTGCTCAGAATTACACCCGTTCCATTGATCAATTCAAACTCTCCCACATTTCTGATCAGACGTGTGACTGTGGTActgcatgtctgtgtctgtttacGTCCTCAGGTGTACGTCACTTCGCGGTTACCGCCTCCCTCCCTGCGCTCTCATCAACCTCTCCCACGGCGCCCGAGTGGATCACACCTCCCACAAACTCACCGCCATCGTCAAACCTCAGCCTGCCGCGGCCGGCAACTTCAACTCACAACGCCAGCTGGCGGGCCTCAACCACTCTCCGCGCTCACCGTTCATACCCACACAAGTAAGACGCAACACagcacttttgtgtttttttttttctcccccctgtTTGAATTGACCTAATATCgctttgtctctctcttccaccTCTTTACCTCATATCTGTAGcataacaacaaacacaacgCAGTGAAAGCAGCGTCCCAAGGCAACAGGAACTCTCCCTCGAAGGGTCCCATCCAGAAACAACAGGGGAAGGTAAGCAGGGTCATTTGTATTTAGCCTCCCTCTCACTTCTATTCCTTTATAAATGTACACTGTATGTATTCCAGTATGCGGAGCATGTGCATGAA of Thunnus thynnus chromosome 12, fThuThy2.1, whole genome shotgun sequence contains these proteins:
- the xrn1 gene encoding 5'-3' exoribonuclease 1 produces the protein MGVPKFYRWISERYPCLSEVVKEHQIPEFDNLYLDMNGIIHQCSHPNDEDVHFRISEEKIFADIFHYLEVLFRIIKPRKVFFMAVDGVAPRAKMNQQRGRRFRSAKEAEEKIKKALDKGEVLPTEARFDSNCITPGTDFMARLQEQLKYFVHNKLSTDRLWQNVRVYLSGHETPGEGEHKIMEFIRSETVKPGHDPNTRHCLYGLDADLIMLGLTSHEPNFSLLREEVRFGGKKSQKRITAPEETTFHLLHLSLMREYIDYEFSDIRNHIGSDYDLERIIDDWVLMGFLVGNDFIPHLPHLHINHDALPLLYKTYISVLPSLGGYLNENGHLNLRNFEKYLEKLSEFDREHFSDVFVDLKWFESKVGNKYLNEAAGLAAEKEAASKDTNKEDSALAALSSSDRVMMGEGKGAAAEDEEEEDDMFETEFRQFKRTYYMTKMGVDVVSDEFLAQQAKCYVEGIQWILHYYYHGVQSWSWYYPYHYAPFLSDIRNISGLKLTFDLEKPFMPFQQLLAVLPAASMALLPESYRHLMTSENSPIIEYYPLDFKTDLNGKQQEWEAVVLIPFIDERCLLAAMEPYNHKLTKEEKARNCHTECAVYTYDPEMDFTYPSNLPQLFPDIVHCHARKANIPMDAWQVGLDHISRHVDHSALYFCGFPTLQHIRHKFNKKKSGVVVFQQSSRGENMMLDILPSQEGEPVCDDVAAQVLGKSVFVNWPHLEEARIIAVSDGETKFSLEEPPGVQRLYDRPSTPPPTKVTHLSDKEQKDWVKEVQGITEFFLKRKGIIVNETVVVLYGQTLTGRKYVPKANGVVELEKQWAKQVLPFAYQTVVKDIKAFYSSLTCFKSLDELFPQATTVFMVGNPYYGAMGEVQDSSDVIKDGRIRVVFNVPHEPQLEPLIQNQHKYCVKYSPGYVLASRLGITSYLVSRFSGSIFIGRGSKKNPCGEQRANVGLNLKFNKKNEEVPGYTKRTEKEWLYSAAVEELLAEYLDRFSEVFNTVSRNSHDDVFYEDDIWPGEDQNGAEKVSEITSWLKSHPVSSISRASCDLQVLDSAIVERIEEAVEKSKVKKSTKKVRVTVKPHLLFRPLEQQQGVVPDPDAEYRLFDRVINVRESFTVPLGLRGTIIGIKGAEREAEVLYEVLFDEEFAGGLNIRCTSLRGYRLPPCALINLSHGARVDHTSHKLTAIVKPQPAAAGNFNSQRQLAGLNHSPRSPFIPTQHNNKHNAVKAASQGNRNSPSKGPIQKQQGKSKDEYSNVWQSLQNSGPPHKPPAHWQNNASVGGIRLLKKNEDANSLLPTQNTANKATTEFEDLIASLKISKGSEQTPSSAAPSQAPPSQSDGPLSPQSFAMKGTLMLKEMLKIDGAGTGSPSSQEMANSASSGGQQQNRRRSSKKLAANMNAPHGDPAALASPASATSANLPNAMLTSKVSELACVCVGLGMAPPEFSYIRNRQGLVVCQVKLSNGLMVHGPQCQSENDAKEKAAFFALQRLNSVGSGFPLPPPLYPGMGQIRPPPMGAMTPVFNQSSGLLLPPQGYPAPLWGMALPPHHHQSQPFYGATGTFPGAARPQPATSLPIGSHNQFIPLQVTKKRVSANKKNQETREFYSAAHTVARNQSQKAQNQPSGQSDQPHQHAANSNPSSSSPTPADAVPMTPPRQNPPSTGHTPGSASKRKHRKLAVNFEAAKVSE